Proteins found in one Xyrauchen texanus isolate HMW12.3.18 chromosome 30, RBS_HiC_50CHRs, whole genome shotgun sequence genomic segment:
- the dio3b gene encoding iodothyronine deiodinase 3b, which translates to MGGVEMLQGSAGVQIARALKNAAVCLMLLPRFLLAAVMLWLLDFLCIRRKVLMNMRESEGGSGSPDDPPLCVSDSNKMFTVESLRAVWYGQKLDFFKSAHMGGAAPNTEVVPLDDGGERALRILDYARGRRPLILNFGSCSUPPFMTRLSAYQRVVRQYADIVDSLLVYIEEAHPSDGWVSSDAPYQIPRHHCLEDRLRAAQLMHREVPGSAVVVDTMDNSSNSAYGAYFERLYIVKDQKVVYQGGRGPEGYRISELRDWLERYRNDLEGSSAVVVHV; encoded by the coding sequence ATGGGGGGCGTGGAGATGCTGCAAGGCTCCGCAGGTGTCCAAATTGCGCGGGCGCTGAAAAACGCCGCCGTGTGCCTGATGCTGCTCCCCCGGTTCCTGCTGGCCGCCGTGATGCTGTGGCTCCTGGACTTCCTGTGCATACGGAGGAAGGTGCTGATGAATATGCGCGAGAGCGAGGGTGGCAGTGGCAGCCCCGACGACCCGCCGCTGTGCGTGTCCGACTCCAACAAGATGTTCACGGTAGAGTCGCTGCGCGCCGTGTGGTACGGCCAGAAGCTGGACTTCTTCAAGTCGGCGCATATGGGCGGCGCGGCGCCCAACACCGAGGTGGTCCCGCTGGACGACGGCGGCGAGCGGGCGCTGCGAATCCTGGACTACGCCCGCGGCCGAAGACCCCTCATCCTGAACTTCGGCAGCTGCTCCTGACCGCCGTTCATGACGCGCCTGTCGGCGTACCAGCGCGTCGTGCGGCAATACGCGGACATTGTTGACTCGCTGCTGGTGTACATCGAGGAAGCGCATCCGTCGGACGGCTGGGTGAGCTCCGACGCGCCCTACCAGATCCCCCGGCACCACTGCCTAGAGGACCGGCTCCGCGCCGCGCAGCTCATGCATCGGGAGGTGCCCGGGAGCGCGGTGGTCGTGGACACCATGGACAACTCGTCCAACTCGGCGTACGGCGCCTACTTCGAGCGCCTCTACATCGTCAAGGACCAGAAGGTGGTGTATCAGGGCGGCAGGGGTCCGGAGGGCTACCGGATCTCGGAGCTCAGAGACTGGCTGGAGCGCTACCGGAACGATCTTGAAGGTTCTAGTGCGGTCGTGGTTCACGTTTAA